CGGCCACTCTTCAACGCAGCCAGAAGATCCCGGTCATCGACAAGCCCGCCACGCGCTGTGTTGATCAAAATGGCGGTAGGCTTCATGAGCGCAAGCGTGGCACTATCGATGAGGAATCGCGTTTCCGGGGACAAGGGAGCGTGCACACTGACGACGTCGCTCTGCCGGAGCAGCGTCTGCATATCGACATAGGTGATGCCGTTGGCTTCGCCATATTCCCGGTCAGGACGTGGGTGGCAGACAAGAATGCGCGCTTCAAAACCCTTCAGGCGTTGCACCAGGCTCTTGCCTATACGACCAAGGCCGATGATGCCGACGGTTTTCCCGGATAGGTCGGAGCTTGTCAGAATCGACCAGTTGCCCGCCAGCATCCGGTTTTGCGATTCGCGCAGGCGACGGGCAACCGCCAGCATCAAGCCGATGGTATGGTCGGCGACGGAAGCATCGTTACCGCCTGCCCCGATGGTAAGAACACGGCCGAGCTCCCGCACGGCATTGACATCGACCCGGTCGTAACCCACCCCGCGCCTTGCGAGGACCTGCAGATCCGGCAAAATGGCCAGCAGTTCGCGTGTGACATAAGCCTGACCGACGATCCAGCCGGATGCGCCTTCGAGCAGGCTGGCCAATTGCGGCGTTGCCAAGCTGCCATCGCCCTCGCCCTTTTGCCATCGGACGATATCAACCTCGCACCCATGCTGTTTAAGGTAGGCGTGCGCCTGTTCATCGAAGAAGGGCGAGGTAACAACAACGCGTCTGTGCGAACTCTTCATAATCTTCATATTTGATTGACGGGATTGAATCCCTGCTGGTCAGCAGAGTGTCGACACTATCGCCACTCCTGTTGCTTTCAAAGCAAAAATCGGCGCGAAAAGCTGTTAGCGCGATTGGCACTCAGTTGCCGCTCAGCTTCTCGCGCATCCGGTCATGCATTTCCGTGAGGTCCGGCGTCAGCACCTCGTCAAAATCAGCCATCTCGTACACCGGCCGGATTTCAATCTCGCTCGGTCCAGGCATGGGATTGGGGCAGCGCTTTACCCAGGCAACCGCCTCGTCCATGTCCTTGACTTGCCAGAGCCAGAAGCCGGCGACCAGTTCCCGGGTCTGGGTGAAAGGTCCGTCGATGACAGTACGGCCAGAACCATCGAATGCAATACGCTTGCCCTCCGACGAGGGCTTGAGGCCATCGGCGGCGAGCATGATGCCCGCATTGATCAGCTCCTCATTATATC
This is a stretch of genomic DNA from Phyllobacterium zundukense. It encodes these proteins:
- a CDS encoding phosphoglycerate dehydrogenase yields the protein MKIMKSSHRRVVVTSPFFDEQAHAYLKQHGCEVDIVRWQKGEGDGSLATPQLASLLEGASGWIVGQAYVTRELLAILPDLQVLARRGVGYDRVDVNAVRELGRVLTIGAGGNDASVADHTIGLMLAVARRLRESQNRMLAGNWSILTSSDLSGKTVGIIGLGRIGKSLVQRLKGFEARILVCHPRPDREYGEANGITYVDMQTLLRQSDVVSVHAPLSPETRFLIDSATLALMKPTAILINTARGGLVDDRDLLAALKSGRIAGAGLDVYVSESDPAFKPVSDELVALPNVVATPHSAGSSVEALARTNMIAAKTVISVFDGEKLPEACVIADGRKPPAAG
- a CDS encoding YciI family protein, translated to MRVMVLVKATDESEKGVLPTTELLEAMGRYNEELINAGIMLAADGLKPSSEGKRIAFDGSGRTVIDGPFTQTRELVAGFWLWQVKDMDEAVAWVKRCPNPMPGPSEIEIRPVYEMADFDEVLTPDLTEMHDRMREKLSGN